One region of Streptomyces sp. CG4 genomic DNA includes:
- a CDS encoding NUDIX hydrolase encodes MTDHADHKQAGVAAAIAVQSDGVLMIRRRVPEGQLLWQFPAGQIEPRESPEQAAVRETLEETGMYVTALKLLGERVHPKTGRRMSYVACAVESGTPYVADDAEVAEVAWVRLAQIPAYVPYGLFDPVQTYLDATLSQ; translated from the coding sequence ATGACTGATCACGCGGACCATAAGCAAGCGGGCGTCGCAGCCGCGATCGCGGTCCAGAGCGACGGCGTTCTCATGATTCGTCGTCGGGTCCCCGAGGGTCAGCTGTTGTGGCAGTTCCCGGCGGGTCAGATCGAGCCACGCGAGAGCCCTGAGCAAGCAGCCGTGCGCGAGACCCTCGAAGAGACCGGCATGTACGTGACTGCGCTCAAACTTCTCGGAGAACGGGTCCACCCCAAGACTGGCCGCAGGATGTCGTACGTAGCCTGCGCCGTGGAGTCGGGGACGCCATACGTCGCTGACGACGCAGAAGTGGCCGAGGTGGCGTGGGTCAGGCTTGCCCAGATCCCTGCGTACGTGCCGTATGGCCTTTTCGATCCTGTGCAGACTTATCTCGACGCCACGCTGAGCCAGTGA